The following are encoded in a window of Roseimaritima ulvae genomic DNA:
- a CDS encoding DUF1501 domain-containing protein: MSETANQITRRGLFDWGLQGLGATALASLLAGERAPAAEPSASPPHFPPVAKRAIHICLVGGLSHVDSFDFKPELRKFHGKTLQTDEKPDIFFGQMGLLRKEDWEFKPRGQSGLMISEMFPHIAAQADDLTVLRSMESQSANHTPALFLANSGFEFNGFPSMGSWISYGLGSETDSLPAYVVMNDSRGAPNTGASTWSSAFLPSSTQGVVLRGGPQPVRDLFPARPLSPDADRATRQFVNAIHREQLHRSGADAALAARIQSYELAAKMQLSVPEVGAIEGETAHTHKMYGLDQDDTADMGRRCLLGRRLLERGVRFVQLFSGGPVAGNPRSSWDAHENVKENHTIEARRIDQPVAALLQDLKQRGMLKDTLVLFTTEFGRTPFAQSAADQVGPGRDHNRYGFSCWLAGAGLRPGMAFGSTDELGWKAVERPIPWHDFHATVLHLFGIDHERLTHYHNGIQRRLTNVHGTVVKEVLAG, translated from the coding sequence ATGTCTGAAACAGCAAATCAAATCACTCGTCGTGGGCTGTTCGATTGGGGACTGCAAGGGTTAGGCGCCACGGCCCTGGCCAGTTTGTTGGCCGGCGAACGGGCCCCGGCCGCCGAGCCCTCGGCATCGCCGCCGCATTTTCCGCCCGTGGCCAAACGAGCGATCCATATCTGCTTGGTGGGTGGATTGAGTCACGTGGATTCATTCGACTTCAAACCGGAGCTGCGAAAATTCCACGGCAAGACGTTGCAGACCGACGAAAAACCCGACATTTTTTTCGGGCAGATGGGTTTGCTGCGCAAGGAGGATTGGGAGTTTAAGCCGCGGGGTCAGAGCGGGTTGATGATCTCCGAGATGTTCCCGCACATCGCCGCCCAGGCCGACGATCTGACCGTCTTGCGTTCGATGGAGTCGCAATCGGCCAACCACACGCCCGCTTTGTTTTTGGCGAACAGCGGATTCGAATTTAACGGTTTTCCTTCGATGGGCAGCTGGATTTCCTACGGTTTGGGATCGGAAACCGACTCCTTGCCGGCGTATGTAGTGATGAACGATTCACGGGGTGCTCCCAATACGGGGGCGTCGACGTGGAGCAGCGCGTTCCTGCCTTCCAGCACGCAAGGCGTCGTGCTCCGCGGCGGCCCGCAGCCGGTTCGCGATCTATTTCCCGCTCGGCCGCTGTCCCCCGACGCCGACCGCGCGACTCGTCAATTCGTCAACGCCATCCATCGCGAACAGTTGCATCGGAGCGGTGCCGACGCGGCCTTGGCAGCTCGCATCCAAAGCTACGAACTGGCTGCCAAAATGCAGTTGTCGGTGCCCGAAGTGGGCGCCATCGAGGGCGAAACGGCTCATACCCACAAGATGTACGGATTGGATCAGGACGACACGGCGGACATGGGACGTCGTTGTTTGCTGGGCCGGCGATTGCTCGAACGCGGCGTGCGGTTTGTGCAGTTGTTCTCAGGTGGCCCGGTCGCCGGCAACCCGCGGAGCAGCTGGGACGCTCACGAGAACGTAAAAGAGAATCATACCATCGAAGCTCGGCGGATCGACCAACCGGTTGCAGCGCTGCTGCAAGACCTGAAGCAACGCGGGATGTTAAAAGACACCCTGGTGCTGTTTACCACCGAATTCGGCCGCACACCTTTTGCGCAATCCGCCGCCGACCAGGTGGGTCCCGGTCGCGACCACAACCGCTACGGCTTCAGTTGTTGGCTCGCCGGCGCCGGTTTGCGTCCGGGCATGGCGTTTGGAAGCACCGATGAGTTGGGCTGGAAAGCCGTCGAACGTCCGATCCCCTGGCATGACTTTCACGCCACCGTGTTGCACCTGTTCGGCATCGACCACGAGCGGCTGACGCACTATCACAATGGCATCCAACGCCGCCTCACCAACGTCCACGGTACCGTGGTGAAAGAGGTCTTGGCGGGCTAG
- a CDS encoding DUF1553 domain-containing protein, protein MRTDPPRPILGRTTSVAPRRSLPKWFWNPNWNSIWICPAACCLLAAVLLTPEDAAADEARIDFDSKVAPILASHCLECHGEGDPEGGLSLRHIATAMQGGDSGAAIVAGNAAESELWLRVDSDEMPPKHPLADDDKALLKAWIDQGAHWGTSPIDAFATTTDTRAGRDWWALQPLRSVQPPRSPGAEGQHPIDAFIQQRLRVASPELKIQPQADARTLLRRLYFDLIGLPPTPEQVRTFAAAPSQEAYQRCVDELLASPAYGERWARHWLDVVRFGESDGFERNMPREHAWMYRDWVIEAFNADMPYDEFVRHQLIGDQLVGGVSGAASTGFWVAGVHNTVVGGSKRMKQLARQDEIEEVLATIGQSFLGLTINCARCHDHKFDPISQTEFYQLASAISGLGYGEREVPDAQTAETLQQLDAKHKRLSEQLAKIDNAARTALLAVDDAGPADAPAGPQPFAVWEFDDNTRDGLGQLHGRLHGSAKLQDGALVLDGEGYMETAPLPKDITEKTLEVWVQLDDLQQRGGGAITIESRDGVLFDSIVFGEREPQHWMAGSNSFARTDSFIATAENAAQTRPVHVALVYTADGTIHGYRDGKAYGKPIRKSPLQPYASGESEILFGLRHKPFVASRALRARIDRAAFYDSALTPTQIAASATRSTNYVSEQQIMDSLTESLRKQRAALIEQLESLNQQRAALAVAAKRKLYTLTATKGDNTHVLLRGDPDNVGPLVAPAAVAAVQGVSADFGLPPDAPEAERRKKLADWITAIDNPLFSRVIVNRVWHYHFGTGIVDTPNDFGFNGGRPSHPDLLEYLAKRFRDEGFRLKDLHRLIVTSQTYRQASRSDASTTQQLAQSLDANNRLLWRGPSRRLEAEAIRDAMLSVSGKLNDQRGGPSFKDVAVNYINGTTYYEPLDVDGDEFFRRTVYRFNPRGGRSALLDTFDCPDSSSTAPRRAVTTTPLQALSLLNNAFVLRMSDYFAARVKAETGDDIPRQVQRVWQLALARQPTPREAELSQQLVQQHGLPALCRGLFNSNEFVIIE, encoded by the coding sequence ATGCGAACCGACCCGCCACGCCCCATACTCGGCCGCACCACCTCCGTCGCTCCTCGCCGGTCGTTGCCGAAATGGTTTTGGAATCCGAATTGGAATTCGATTTGGATTTGTCCGGCCGCATGCTGTCTGCTTGCGGCTGTGCTGTTGACCCCAGAGGACGCGGCGGCGGACGAAGCGCGGATCGATTTCGATTCGAAGGTGGCGCCGATCCTTGCCTCCCACTGTTTGGAATGTCACGGCGAAGGCGACCCCGAAGGCGGGCTTTCGCTGCGGCATATCGCAACGGCGATGCAGGGCGGCGACAGCGGAGCGGCGATCGTGGCGGGAAACGCCGCGGAGAGCGAATTGTGGTTGCGGGTCGACAGCGATGAAATGCCGCCCAAACATCCGCTGGCCGACGACGACAAAGCTCTACTTAAAGCCTGGATCGATCAAGGCGCCCACTGGGGTACCAGCCCCATCGATGCCTTTGCCACCACCACCGACACCCGCGCGGGTCGCGATTGGTGGGCTCTGCAGCCCCTGCGAAGCGTCCAGCCGCCTCGGTCACCCGGCGCCGAGGGGCAACATCCCATCGACGCGTTTATTCAGCAACGCTTGCGCGTCGCATCGCCGGAACTGAAGATCCAGCCCCAGGCGGATGCCCGTACTTTGCTCCGCCGCTTGTACTTCGATTTAATCGGTCTGCCGCCAACCCCCGAACAAGTACGCACCTTCGCGGCCGCCCCTTCGCAGGAAGCTTATCAGCGATGCGTCGACGAACTGCTGGCGTCCCCGGCCTACGGCGAACGCTGGGCCCGGCATTGGCTGGACGTGGTCCGGTTTGGCGAAAGCGATGGTTTTGAACGTAACATGCCACGCGAACACGCTTGGATGTATCGCGACTGGGTCATCGAAGCGTTCAATGCGGACATGCCCTATGACGAATTTGTCCGCCACCAGTTGATTGGTGATCAGCTGGTCGGCGGTGTTAGCGGTGCCGCGTCCACCGGTTTCTGGGTGGCCGGCGTGCACAACACGGTTGTAGGCGGCAGCAAACGGATGAAGCAGCTGGCGCGGCAAGATGAAATCGAAGAAGTCCTGGCCACCATCGGACAATCCTTTTTAGGACTGACCATCAATTGCGCCCGCTGCCACGACCACAAGTTTGATCCGATCAGCCAAACCGAGTTTTACCAGTTGGCTTCGGCGATCAGCGGCTTGGGCTACGGCGAACGGGAAGTGCCAGACGCTCAGACTGCCGAAACGCTGCAGCAGCTGGACGCCAAACACAAACGGCTCAGCGAACAGCTTGCCAAAATCGACAACGCCGCTCGCACTGCCCTGCTGGCCGTCGACGATGCCGGACCCGCGGACGCCCCAGCCGGTCCGCAGCCCTTCGCCGTCTGGGAGTTTGACGACAATACGCGTGACGGCCTCGGGCAATTGCATGGCCGACTGCACGGTTCCGCCAAACTGCAAGACGGCGCCCTGGTGCTCGACGGCGAGGGTTATATGGAAACCGCTCCGCTGCCTAAAGACATCACCGAAAAGACACTCGAAGTATGGGTCCAATTGGACGATTTGCAGCAACGTGGCGGCGGTGCGATTACGATCGAATCACGCGACGGCGTGCTGTTCGACTCGATCGTGTTCGGCGAACGTGAACCCCAACACTGGATGGCCGGCAGCAATAGTTTTGCTCGTACCGATTCCTTTATCGCCACCGCCGAAAACGCCGCCCAAACGCGCCCGGTACACGTGGCCCTGGTCTACACCGCCGATGGTACCATTCACGGTTACCGCGACGGCAAAGCCTACGGCAAACCGATCCGCAAATCTCCGCTGCAACCGTATGCCTCGGGAGAAAGCGAGATCTTGTTTGGGCTGCGTCACAAACCCTTTGTCGCATCGCGAGCCCTCCGGGCCCGCATCGATCGAGCGGCGTTTTACGATTCCGCTTTGACGCCGACGCAAATCGCGGCATCGGCAACCCGTTCAACGAACTACGTTTCCGAACAACAGATCATGGACTCGTTAACGGAGTCGCTCCGCAAACAACGCGCAGCCTTGATCGAGCAACTGGAAAGCCTCAACCAACAACGCGCAGCGCTGGCCGTCGCGGCAAAACGCAAGCTCTACACGCTGACCGCTACCAAGGGCGACAACACACACGTGCTGTTGCGAGGCGACCCGGACAACGTAGGGCCACTGGTCGCGCCGGCCGCGGTGGCTGCCGTCCAGGGCGTATCGGCCGATTTTGGTTTGCCGCCCGACGCTCCCGAAGCGGAACGTCGGAAAAAACTGGCCGACTGGATCACCGCGATCGACAATCCGCTGTTTTCGCGGGTAATTGTCAATCGTGTTTGGCACTACCATTTTGGTACCGGCATCGTCGATACGCCTAACGATTTTGGATTTAACGGGGGTCGGCCCAGCCATCCCGACCTACTGGAATACCTGGCCAAGCGATTTCGTGACGAGGGCTTTCGCCTGAAAGACCTGCACCGTTTGATCGTCACCTCCCAGACCTATCGTCAAGCATCACGCAGCGACGCATCGACCACACAGCAACTCGCACAGTCGCTGGACGCCAACAACCGGTTGCTGTGGCGAGGCCCCTCGCGGCGATTGGAAGCGGAAGCGATCCGCGACGCGATGCTGAGTGTGTCCGGAAAATTGAACGATCAACGCGGCGGCCCCAGTTTCAAAGACGTCGCTGTAAATTACATCAACGGCACCACCTACTACGAACCGTTGGACGTGGACGGAGACGAATTCTTTCGGCGAACCGTGTACCGCTTTAATCCTCGCGGCGGTCGCAGCGCGCTGCTGGACACCTTCGATTGTCCGGATTCGTCTTCGACGGCTCCTCGCCGTGCCGTCACCACCACCCCGCTGCAAGCCCTCAGCCTGTTGAACAATGCGTTTGTGCTGCGGATGTCGGACTATTTCGCCGCTCGCGTTAAAGCGGAAACCGGCGACGATATTCCGCGGCAGGTTCAGCGGGTTTGGCAACTCGCATTGGCCCGCCAACCCACCCCGCGGGAAGCGGAATTGTCGCAGCAGTTGGTGCAGCAACATGGTCTGCCGGCGCTGTGTCGAGGTCTGTTTAATTCCAACGAATTCGTGATCATTGAATGA
- a CDS encoding CBS domain-containing protein — MTTNTIKTDAQILVESVMQRHPLTITDDATVQDAVDKMTEYHLSALPVVDEANHLAGILTSSDLLRVMQDAERTLDSDLAIYDQSSLVTDLIRNTIGADEIVNIMSGATITVQQGENMQQVANLMLQKQVHHVPVVSKDRRLLGIISPMDFVRLVAERG, encoded by the coding sequence ATGACTACGAACACGATCAAGACTGACGCTCAAATTTTGGTCGAGAGCGTCATGCAGCGACATCCCCTAACGATCACCGACGATGCCACCGTGCAAGATGCCGTGGACAAGATGACCGAGTATCATCTCTCGGCGCTGCCGGTCGTCGATGAGGCGAATCATCTGGCGGGAATTTTGACGTCCAGCGACCTGTTGCGGGTGATGCAGGATGCCGAGCGAACCTTGGACAGCGATCTGGCGATTTATGATCAATCCTCGTTGGTGACCGATCTGATCCGCAACACGATCGGCGCCGACGAGATCGTCAACATCATGTCCGGCGCCACGATCACGGTGCAGCAGGGCGAAAACATGCAACAAGTGGCCAACCTAATGCTGCAGAAACAGGTGCATCATGTGCCCGTGGTCAGCAAAGACCGTCGCCTACTGGGAATTATCTCGCCCATGGACTTTGTGCGTTTGGTCGCCGAACGCGGCTGA